A genomic stretch from Achromobacter spanius includes:
- a CDS encoding DUF4198 domain-containing protein: MKFARTLAAIALMGSAGAAQAHFVWLERGAEGPAKAYFGEWADDLREKQDGLLGKVLVAPVVTAADGTVLKTSEKGADFVAFAASGKGDVRLAQPIQFKETLVKYGAKAGRTDTQAKLDLELVPTAAGANSFVLQFQGKPLAKTEVTVFGPPKWEKRFWSDENGRIEITTPWPGQYVLEAAHVEEKAGEADGKSYAKIRYVSTTTFNVNK; this comes from the coding sequence ATGAAATTCGCAAGAACCTTGGCCGCCATTGCCCTGATGGGCAGCGCGGGCGCTGCGCAGGCGCACTTTGTTTGGCTGGAACGCGGGGCCGAGGGACCGGCCAAGGCGTATTTTGGCGAATGGGCCGACGACCTGCGCGAAAAGCAGGATGGCCTGCTGGGCAAAGTGTTGGTAGCGCCGGTCGTGACCGCCGCCGACGGCACGGTACTGAAGACTTCGGAAAAGGGCGCTGATTTCGTGGCGTTCGCGGCTAGCGGAAAAGGCGACGTCCGCCTGGCTCAACCGATCCAGTTCAAGGAAACCCTGGTGAAGTACGGCGCCAAGGCCGGCCGCACCGACACGCAAGCCAAGCTGGACCTGGAACTGGTGCCGACCGCCGCCGGCGCCAATTCTTTCGTCCTGCAATTCCAGGGCAAGCCCTTGGCCAAGACGGAAGTCACCGTCTTCGGCCCCCCGAAATGGGAAAAGCGTTTCTGGAGCGATGAGAACGGCCGCATCGAAATCACGACGCCGTGGCCGGGCCAGTACGTGCTGGAAGCCGCGCACGTCGAAGAGAAGGCGGGTGAGGCGGACGGCAAGTCCTACGCCAAGATCCGCTACGTTTCCACCACGACCTTCAATGTGAACAAGTGA
- a CDS encoding DUF3649 domain-containing protein, translated as MMRYRMAVFSRALAAILGGYALASAAAACLAVWLPMGRADAVTTAQMLSFVVYACGVIWVFATRNAWRAWAGILVPTLLLGGLFLAGRSMGVA; from the coding sequence ATGATGCGCTATCGCATGGCCGTATTTTCCAGGGCGCTTGCCGCCATTCTGGGCGGCTATGCCCTGGCCTCGGCGGCTGCGGCCTGCCTGGCGGTCTGGCTGCCCATGGGGCGGGCAGACGCCGTCACCACGGCCCAGATGCTGTCCTTCGTGGTCTACGCCTGCGGCGTGATCTGGGTGTTCGCCACGCGCAACGCCTGGCGCGCCTGGGCCGGCATACTGGTGCCGACCTTGCTGCTGGGCGGCTTGTTCCTGGCCGGTCGCTCGATGGGGGTGGCATGA
- a CDS encoding PepSY-associated TM helix domain-containing protein, whose amino-acid sequence MKAGKVKAQGEEGLRQSMSWLHTWAGLIFGWVLFAMFLTGSLAFFRPEITHWMQPEIQVKSAPAVQSVEVAQRYLAEHAPDAKRWFITPPSNREPLILLLYQVPKPKPGERGFVRVKLDPANGQAVTGRETRGGEFFYRFHFELETAFPWGRWLASIAGMFMLVAIISGIITHKKIFTDFFTFRPKKGGQRAWMDGHNVLSVLGLPFHLMITFSGLVLFMVMLMPAGIKAVYETPRQYTDEVFKSFKVTPPLNQPAPLIQIAPLVEQAQQEWHGRVGRITVNNPGDAGATVTLTRAAADGVSFGLLAPWKRFDGVTGQLLEGQDTLGATARTAGTITGLHLGLFAEPLLRWFYFLVSLAGTGMVGTGLVLWIAKRRQKARPQDAREAFSLRLVDGLNAGTIAGVVFGVAAFFLANRLLPVDLPGRQFWESRAFFSAWALSLVYAFLFQHRKWQDLLAIAAAALALVPVVNALTTSRHLGVSLPEGDWVMAGFDLSCLASALLFAWMSRKAARARRLPAKAPAKAAAQASAKAPAKAAGTPRSPSPVAATSAAQSAPNAAVYEPRGDTP is encoded by the coding sequence ATGAAGGCAGGAAAGGTCAAAGCGCAGGGCGAAGAAGGCCTGCGTCAATCAATGTCCTGGTTGCATACCTGGGCCGGGTTGATATTCGGCTGGGTGTTGTTCGCGATGTTCTTGACCGGCTCGCTGGCGTTTTTCCGGCCCGAGATCACACACTGGATGCAGCCCGAGATCCAGGTGAAGTCGGCGCCCGCCGTGCAGTCGGTCGAGGTGGCGCAGCGCTACCTGGCCGAGCATGCGCCGGACGCCAAGCGCTGGTTCATCACGCCGCCGTCGAACCGCGAGCCGTTGATCCTGCTGCTGTATCAAGTGCCCAAGCCCAAGCCGGGCGAGCGCGGGTTCGTGCGCGTGAAGCTGGACCCCGCCAACGGGCAGGCGGTGACGGGCCGCGAAACGCGCGGTGGCGAATTCTTCTACCGCTTTCATTTCGAACTGGAAACCGCGTTCCCGTGGGGGCGCTGGCTGGCCAGCATCGCGGGCATGTTCATGCTGGTGGCGATCATCAGCGGCATCATCACGCACAAGAAGATATTTACTGATTTCTTTACCTTTCGCCCTAAAAAGGGCGGGCAACGCGCGTGGATGGACGGCCACAATGTGCTGTCGGTCCTGGGGCTGCCGTTTCACTTGATGATCACCTTCAGCGGCCTGGTGCTGTTCATGGTGATGCTGATGCCGGCGGGCATCAAGGCCGTCTATGAAACCCCGCGGCAATACACGGACGAGGTCTTCAAGTCATTCAAGGTGACGCCGCCGCTGAACCAGCCCGCGCCACTGATACAGATCGCGCCGCTGGTCGAGCAGGCGCAACAGGAATGGCACGGGCGCGTGGGCCGCATCACGGTCAACAACCCCGGTGATGCCGGCGCCACCGTGACCCTGACGCGCGCCGCCGCCGATGGGGTGTCGTTTGGTTTGCTGGCGCCCTGGAAGCGTTTTGACGGTGTAACGGGTCAACTGCTTGAAGGGCAGGACACGCTAGGCGCGACCGCAAGAACCGCCGGCACCATCACTGGCTTGCACCTGGGCCTATTCGCCGAGCCGCTGTTGCGCTGGTTCTATTTCCTGGTCAGCCTGGCGGGCACCGGCATGGTGGGTACGGGGCTGGTGTTGTGGATTGCCAAGCGGCGTCAGAAGGCGCGTCCGCAAGATGCGCGCGAAGCGTTTTCGCTGCGGCTGGTTGATGGTTTAAACGCCGGCACCATCGCGGGCGTGGTGTTTGGCGTGGCCGCGTTTTTCCTGGCCAACCGGCTGTTGCCCGTGGATCTGCCCGGGCGCCAGTTCTGGGAGTCGCGCGCGTTCTTCTCGGCCTGGGCCTTGTCGCTGGTCTACGCCTTTCTTTTCCAGCATCGCAAGTGGCAAGACCTGCTGGCCATCGCCGCCGCCGCGCTGGCCTTGGTGCCGGTGGTCAACGCACTGACCACGTCGCGACACTTGGGGGTGTCTTTGCCCGAAGGGGATTGGGTCATGGCCGGTTTCGACCTGAGCTGCCTGGCCAGCGCCTTGTTGTTCGCCTGGATGTCGCGCAAGGCGGCTCGGGCTCGCCGCTTACCGGCAAAGGCGCCAGCCAAGGCTGCGGCCCAGGCATCTGCCAAGGCGCCGGCCAAGGCTGCGGGCACGCCGCGCAGCCCATCGCCCGTCGCCGCGACGTCTGCGGCCCAGTCTGCTCCCAACGCCGCCGTTTACGAACCGCGAGGTGATACGCCATGA
- a CDS encoding DUF3325 domain-containing protein has product MTLAAFCLAYAGFSALCLGMDRHYEDLFDRALPRRHRVPLRVFGWIALALSLYASATVWGWSYGTVEWIGILSIAGLLLIWFLTFRPRAALTAGGVCALAAPLLAVW; this is encoded by the coding sequence ATGACGCTTGCCGCTTTTTGCCTTGCCTACGCGGGCTTTTCCGCCTTGTGCCTGGGCATGGATCGTCACTACGAAGACCTGTTCGACCGAGCCCTGCCGCGCCGCCATCGCGTGCCATTGCGGGTGTTCGGCTGGATCGCCTTGGCCCTGTCGCTCTATGCGTCCGCGACGGTGTGGGGTTGGAGCTACGGCACGGTGGAATGGATCGGCATTCTCAGCATTGCCGGCCTGCTGCTGATCTGGTTCCTGACGTTCCGGCCGCGCGCGGCGTTGACGGCGGGCGGGGTTTGCGCGTTGGCCGCTCCGTTGTTGGCGGTCTGGTAA
- a CDS encoding tryptophan--tRNA ligase, protein MNTRVLTGITTTGTPHLGNYAGAIRPAVEASTQPGVDAFFFLADYHALIKCDDPARVARSRLEIAATWLAVGLDHERVTFYRQSDIPEIPELCWLLTCVTAKGMMNRAHAYKASVDQNVAKGVDPDDGVTMGLFSYPVLMAADILMFNANRVPVGRDQIQHLEMARDIAQRFNHLYGRDYFTLPEVAIEEDVATLPGLDGRKMSKSYNNTIPLFEGGAKALRASVMRIVTDSRAPGEAKDAESSHLYTLYRAFATQAESAVFRKQLEDGMGWGDAKQALYEHLEERLAPMREKYVDLIANPGRIEDILQAGADKARKQALPLMQELRVAVGLRNLNAGAVSGKPQGKKDKEKGARFVSFRDDTGGFRFRLLAADGEELLLSQRFADPKQAGLLMRRLQSESADQVLQVAGEGYTAVIDGVTVAEAPEGVQGDAEARLTRVREALASLAQE, encoded by the coding sequence ATGAATACCCGCGTCCTTACCGGCATTACCACCACTGGCACCCCCCACCTTGGCAACTACGCCGGAGCCATCCGGCCAGCGGTAGAGGCCAGTACGCAGCCGGGTGTGGACGCATTCTTCTTCCTGGCCGACTACCACGCGCTGATCAAGTGCGACGACCCGGCCCGCGTGGCGCGTTCCCGTCTTGAAATCGCCGCGACCTGGCTGGCGGTGGGCCTGGACCACGAACGGGTAACGTTCTACCGCCAATCCGACATTCCGGAAATTCCCGAGCTGTGCTGGTTGCTGACCTGCGTCACCGCCAAGGGCATGATGAACCGCGCGCACGCCTACAAGGCGTCCGTGGACCAGAACGTGGCCAAGGGCGTGGATCCGGATGACGGCGTCACGATGGGCTTGTTCTCGTATCCCGTGCTGATGGCGGCGGACATCCTGATGTTCAACGCGAACCGCGTGCCGGTCGGCCGCGACCAGATCCAGCACCTGGAGATGGCCCGCGACATCGCCCAACGCTTCAATCATCTGTACGGACGCGACTATTTCACGCTGCCTGAAGTGGCCATCGAAGAAGACGTTGCTACCTTGCCGGGCCTGGATGGCCGCAAGATGTCCAAGAGCTACAACAACACCATCCCGCTGTTCGAAGGCGGCGCCAAGGCGTTGCGCGCGTCGGTGATGCGTATCGTGACCGATTCACGCGCGCCCGGCGAAGCCAAGGACGCCGAAAGCTCGCACCTGTACACGTTGTACCGCGCGTTCGCCACGCAGGCGGAATCGGCGGTGTTTCGCAAGCAGTTGGAAGATGGCATGGGCTGGGGCGACGCCAAGCAGGCGCTTTACGAGCACCTGGAAGAACGCTTGGCGCCGATGCGCGAAAAGTACGTGGACCTGATCGCCAACCCGGGCCGTATTGAAGACATCCTGCAAGCGGGTGCGGACAAGGCGCGCAAGCAGGCGCTGCCGTTGATGCAGGAATTGCGCGTGGCGGTCGGCTTGCGCAATCTGAACGCCGGCGCCGTGTCGGGCAAGCCGCAAGGCAAGAAAGACAAGGAAAAGGGCGCGCGTTTCGTCAGCTTCCGCGATGACACGGGCGGCTTCCGCTTCCGCCTGTTGGCTGCCGACGGTGAAGAATTGCTGCTGTCGCAGCGTTTCGCCGACCCCAAGCAAGCGGGCCTCTTGATGCGCCGCCTGCAATCGGAATCGGCCGATCAGGTACTGCAAGTGGCGGGTGAGGGCTATACGGCCGTCATTGACGGCGTGACGGTTGCCGAAGCGCCCGAGGGTGTGCAGGGCGATGCCGAAGCGCGCCTGACGCGCGTGCGCGAAGCGCTGGCGTCGTTGGCGCAAGAGTAG